One window of Dermochelys coriacea isolate rDerCor1 chromosome 22, rDerCor1.pri.v4, whole genome shotgun sequence genomic DNA carries:
- the RPUSD4 gene encoding mitochondrial RNA pseudouridine synthase RPUSD4, whose product MTLAPNYRMSPENGKMVKVRPNRAAHSAVTRYRVLASSPSCSLLELQPVTGVKHQLRVHLAYGLGCPILGDHKYAHWSKLAPQKLPENVLKRLGLEQAKVRHLPLHLHAHQLTLPTGTSGDKQLHLVCKPPHFFTNTLKRLKLEIPESLEK is encoded by the exons ATGACGCTGGCACCAAACTACCGCATGTCTCCCGAGAATGGGAAGATGGTGAAAGTGCGACCGAACCGAGCTGCCCACAGTGCTGTGACCCGGTACCGCGTTCTGGCTAGCTCTCCCTCTTGTTCcctcctggagctccagccagTCACAG GAGTGAAGCACCAGCTCCGGGTCCATCTGGCCTATGGATTGGGGTGTCCAATCCTCGGGGACCACAAATACGCACACTGGAGCAAGTTGGCACCCCAG AAGCTTCCCGAGAACGTTTTGAAGAGATTGGGGTTGGAACAGGCCAAGGTGCGTCACCTCCCCCTCCACCTGCACGCCCACCAGCTCACCCTGCCCACGGGGACCAGCGGGGACAAGCAGCTGCACCTGGTCTGCAAGCCGCCCCACTTCTTCACAAACACTTTAAAGCGGCTCAAGCTGGAGATTCCAGAGTCGCTGGAAAAGTGA